CACGCGGGTCGGCGTGGGCGATCTGAGGGCGTCTCTCTACGGCAACAACACGGAGACCGCCTGCGCGATTGCCGCGACCGCGGCCGCGATAGCCGCACGGCTATTCCAGATCGATTGCAAGCGCAGCGTCGGGCTGAGGAGCAGGTGATGCCTTCCAGACCGGACAGTTATGGCGCCGTCCGCGGTTGGCCCTTCGACGGGCGGATCCCTGGGGTTCTCAACCCCGACCCGAGACGCGACCACCCAAAGGACACCGGAGGCCAGGCCGGCGGCAGCTGCTATGTAAGTGCAGGTATCCTTCAGCGTCATGCGTTTATTCCTGCCGCATCGTCACCGATCCATCGTCCGGATCGACGGCCCCGACGCGCGAGCCGAGCATGCCCGTGATCGCCAATTCGCCGATGCCGCGGTTACAGGCTTCCGCGAGCCGCTCACTGTCCTCTGTCGGCATGACGCGCAGCAGTTCGACCATAATGGCGGTCATGGCCGCATCGCGAGACATCACCGTATCCCGCAGCGGAGATCGTTGGTCACGCATAAGGGCAGAGACGACGTTCTCGGCGATGATCTTCGCTGCCTGTTCAAGATCCGGACCGGACATAGACGGCTCCTACAAAACCCGCTTCCCGAGTGCCCTTTGAAGGCATTCGCTCGTCGAATGTACCCGACCACCGTCCGCGGATCCCGGTGGCGGCTCTGGTCCATGATCCGGGTGAGATCAGCCCCACGCTCCGCGGCCGTCGTGATGTAGCCGGCCCGCAGGGGGTGCGGCCCGAACGTCGAGGCATCGAGCCCCGCGGCCGTGCGGGATGGCGATCTCGGCGCCCTGCCCTCCTAATCGGTCTTGCCCCTCCGGACCCGGACCCGCAGCCCGGCCGGATCCTCTCGCAGATCCTCGGCTGTGCTCAGCATTCAAAAGGAACCCACCCGCTCCCTTGAGGATCAAAGCCTTAGAGCGTTTTCGGAATGAGCTGAGTCGGACTGTTGGGGTTCACGCAGGGCATTTGGGCTGATTCATTGCGCGCTTCCTGTGAGGAGCACGTCATGGGCCGACCCTACAGCCAGGATCTGCGTGAGCGGGTGGTGGACGCCGCAGGCGCGACGTCGCGCCGGCAAGCGGCCAAGCGCTTCGGGGTGGGGGCTGCGACCGCGATCCGCTGGATGGCGGCGCTGGCCACGACCGGGACGGTGGCGGCCCGTCCGCAAGGTCGGGCACGCCGCTCCAAGCTCGATCCGCACGAGGCGTTCCTGCGCGCCCTGATCGCCGAGCGGGATGACGTCACCCTGGAGGAGATGCGGGTCCGCCTGCGGGAGGAGCGCGCTCTCCCAGTCGGGCTGGGCACGCTGTGGAGCTTCCTCGACGCGCGCGGCCTGACATACAAAAAGACAGCTCACGCCACGGAGCAGGACCGCCCGGACGTGAAGGCCGCCCGCGAGGCGTGGTTCCAGGACCAGCCCGACCTCGACCCCGCCCGCCTCGTGTTCCTTGACGAGACTTGGACCTCGACCAACATGGCCCGCACCCGCGGGCGTGCCCCGCGCGGCGAACGGCTTCGTTCGGGCGTGCCGCACGGTCATTGGAAGACCACAACCTTCGTGGCAGGCCTGCGCCTGTCGGGTCTCTCGGCGCCGTTCGTGCTGGACGGGCCGATCAACCGCGACGCCTTCCAGACTTACGTCGAGCGCGTGCTGGTGCCCGAACTCACTCCCGGCGACACCGTCGTGATGGACAACCTCGGCAGCCATAAAGGGCCGGCCGTGCGCGCGGCTATCGAGGCGGCCGGCGCGCGGCTGCTCTTCCTCCCGCCCTACTCGCCCGACTTCAACCCGATCGAAATGGCCTTCTCCAAGCTCAAGGCGCTGCTGCGCAAGGCCGCTGAGCGCACCGTCGAGGGATTATGGACAGCCATCGGCCAGCTCATCGACACCATCACACCTGACGAATGTGCCAACTTCTTCAGAGCCGCAGGATATGAGCCAGATTAAATCGAAAACGCTCTAGCACCCCTATCGGTGTCCATTCCGCACTCTGAACCACCCTTCAGCGCATCTGCCCCTTAGCTCGAACGCGCTATTGCCCAAGCACCCTTCCGTGCTCCTGGCCCATTGGGCGAATGTGCCGGC
This is a stretch of genomic DNA from Methylobacterium tardum. It encodes these proteins:
- a CDS encoding IS630 family transposase, whose amino-acid sequence is MGRPYSQDLRERVVDAAGATSRRQAAKRFGVGAATAIRWMAALATTGTVAARPQGRARRSKLDPHEAFLRALIAERDDVTLEEMRVRLREERALPVGLGTLWSFLDARGLTYKKTAHATEQDRPDVKAAREAWFQDQPDLDPARLVFLDETWTSTNMARTRGRAPRGERLRSGVPHGHWKTTTFVAGLRLSGLSAPFVLDGPINRDAFQTYVERVLVPELTPGDTVVMDNLGSHKGPAVRAAIEAAGARLLFLPPYSPDFNPIEMAFSKLKALLRKAAERTVEGLWTAIGQLIDTITPDECANFFRAAGYEPD